Below is a window of Maribacter dokdonensis DSW-8 DNA.
AGATCTCGTTTTCAAGTTGTTGTGAGCAGAAGTAGCCGGTTCTTTCGTAAAACATATCTTATGAATAAATATAAAGAAACTTTTGGAGTCGACATCAGTAAAGATGTCTTTGATGTACATGGTAGTAACAAAGGTCACGACCAGTATAAGAACGATGAAACTGGATTTAAGAAATTCCTTAAGGAACTGCCCAAATGTTCATTGGTCGTTATGGAAGCTACCGGTTATTATCATTATAGACTTGCCCAGTTTCTTTACAAAAATGGGGTAATAGTTTCAGTAGTAAACCCATTATCCGTAAAACGTTTCATTCAAATGAAACTGGCTAAAGTAAAAACGGATAAGAGCGATGCCAAGGCTATATGTGAATATGCACTGGTCAACGAGGTACCTATTTACAATGCCTTGACGGATATCCAGAGCGAATGCTTACAGTTGTTCCGGTTATTGGATATCTATTTAAAACAACGTACCGCGACCAAGAACAAGATACACGGAGAAGCTGTTCTGGGCATACCTTCAAAGTTTGTTTATCGTTCCTTGATACGTAATAAGAAACTGCTCAATAAAGAGGTAGCCGCTATCGAATCAAAGATTCTGTCATTGGTAAAAGAGGACCAACAGGAGCAATTGACTTTATTGATGTCAATACCCGGTATAGGTCAAAAGACTGCATTGTTCCTAATAGTGGTCACCGATGGGTTCAATAAGTTCGAAAATGCGGCACAGCTTTGTAGCTATGTAGGTATAACCCCAACGATACGGGAATCGGGGAGCAGTGTGAGAGGTCGTGCGCGAATAAGTAAGGTCGGCAATAGAAAACTTCGCAACCTATTATTTCTATGTTCTTTTAACGCTTGTAAGCACAATAGGGCATGCAGAGAGGTTTATGAGCGGATCGTGAACAGGGGAAAGAGCAAGAAACTGGCACTGATAGCCGTTGCCAACAAACTTTTAAAGCAGTCTTTTGCCATTGCAAAATCTGGCAGGCCATATGATGAAACTTACGTTTCAATATTGCCTAGATAAATAGAAGCTAGATCGAATAAAAAAAGCTCAAAGAATCAAGTTATTGAATCTATGAGCCTGAAATAATATTGTCTCGGATTAAAGAAGAATTTGTTTGTTTTTTATCTCAGTTCTTTGTTAGCTGCTGTTTTTTCTTCAAATGTATATTTCCCAAGTCTTAAAATACAGAAGAAAACTAATATTACAGCTTGTAAATTATAATCAGAGTATTGTAAAAATGAATGAGCGATGTTATTCCGTAAATTTTTTCCCTTTAACGTGAATGTGTATTTGAATAGCTCAATATCCTTTATTGTGAAATGTTTTTTTGTTGTTGGATTGTCCAGTAATTCTTCAAGAAGTTGTTCCTTGATTTCTCCTCTTTTTGATGTAGACGTATTTCCACCTGACAAACGAATAAAATCTCTTAAAGCTCCTTCAAATTTAACAGTCAGAGAGTCCATCGCTAAAATGAAATTGTTGATTTTGTTAGTATTCATCAAAACAGATAGTTCAAATTGAGCGAATAAATTA
It encodes the following:
- a CDS encoding IS110 family transposase, with protein sequence MNKYKETFGVDISKDVFDVHGSNKGHDQYKNDETGFKKFLKELPKCSLVVMEATGYYHYRLAQFLYKNGVIVSVVNPLSVKRFIQMKLAKVKTDKSDAKAICEYALVNEVPIYNALTDIQSECLQLFRLLDIYLKQRTATKNKIHGEAVLGIPSKFVYRSLIRNKKLLNKEVAAIESKILSLVKEDQQEQLTLLMSIPGIGQKTALFLIVVTDGFNKFENAAQLCSYVGITPTIRESGSSVRGRARISKVGNRKLRNLLFLCSFNACKHNRACREVYERIVNRGKSKKLALIAVANKLLKQSFAIAKSGRPYDETYVSILPR